One Panicum virgatum strain AP13 chromosome 9K, P.virgatum_v5, whole genome shotgun sequence genomic region harbors:
- the LOC120652378 gene encoding BTB/POZ domain-containing protein At1g03010-like isoform X1, whose translation MGVATVTELKQSISGKRTFRPSLISRHANEWPPTDVSSDLTVEVGTSSFALHKLFAQFPLVSRSGKIRRLVAEAKDAKLARLSLHGTPGGAQAFELAAKFCYGVPVDVTVANVAALRCAAHYLQMTEDFSDKNLEARAEAFLRDAVLPSIASSVAVLRSCEALLPAAEDANLVSRLIAAIAGNVCREQLASGLSKLDQCAQLVKPPAELDSPGEWWGKSVAGLGLDLFQRLLSAVKAKGLKQETVTRILINYAHNSLHGLMARDEHGGAGARCGADADAIRKQRAVVEAIVSLLPAQSRRSPVPMAFLSGLLKTAMAGSASSICRADLEKRIGMQLDQAILEDILIAAGAGAGAAAPGGQQQHGLYDTDVVARIFSVFLNLDDDAEEDGGGFDYDSPRSPKQSLLVKAAKLLDSYLAEVALDSNILPAKFISLAELLPDHARLVTDGLYRAVDIFLKVHPNIKEAERYRLCKAIDCQRLTPDACSHAAQNERLPVQMAVQVLYFEQLRLRSAIQAGGGGGSMGGGPDAALFFGCAAAASQGGGVTNMRSGSGVGSGAMSPRDNYASVRRENRELKLEVVRMRMRLTDLEKDHVSMKRELVRVGPANRLLRGFARSLTRFFRMRPAAEPGLHQLGAKATADAKVLFQRRRRHSIS comes from the exons atgggcGTGGCGACGGTGACAGAGCTGAAGCAGAGCATCTCCGGGAAGAGGACGTTCCGGCCGAGCCTCATCAGCCGCCACGCCAATGAGTG GCCGCCGACCGACGTCTCCAGCGACCTCACCGTCGAGGTCGGCACGTCCAGCTTCGCCCTCCACAAG CTGTTCGCGCAGTTCCCGCTGGTCTCCCGGAGCGGCAAGATCCGGcggctcgtggcggaggccaaGGACGCCAAGCTGGCGCGGCTGAGCCTGCACGGCAcgcccggcggcgcgcaggcgtTCGAGCTCGCCGCCAAGTTTTGCTACGGCGTCCCCGTCGACGTCACGGTCGCCAACGTCGCCGCGCTCCGCTGCGCCGCGCACTACCTGCAGATGACCGAGGACTTCTCCGACAAGAACCTCGAGGCCCGCGCTGAGGCCTTCCTCCGCGACGCCGTGCTCCCCAGCATCGCCAGCTCCGTCGCCGTGCTCCGCAGCTGCGAGGCGCTGCTCCCGGCCGCCGAGGACGCCAACCTCGTGTCGCGCCTcatcgccgccatcgccggcaaCGTGTGCAGGGAGCAGCTCGCCTCGGGCCTGTCCAAGCTGGACCAGTGCGCGCAGCTCGTCAAgccgccggccgagctcgaCTCGCCGGGCGAGTGGTGGGGCAAGTCGGTGGCCGGCCTCGGGCTCGACCTGTTCCAGCGCCTGCTCTCCGCAGTCAAGGCCAAGGGGCTCAAGCAGGAGACAGTGACGCGGATCCTCATCAACTACGCGCACAACTCGCTGCACGGGCTCATGGCGAGGgacgagcacggcggcgccggcgccaggtGCGGAGCGGACGCTGACGCTATCAGGAAGCAGCGCGCCGTCGTGGAGGCCATCGTGAGCCTGCTCCCGGCGCAGTCGAGGAGGAGCCCCGTGCCGATGGCCTTCCTCTCGGGGCTCCTCAAAACGGCGATGGCGGGGTCCGCGTCCAGCATCTGCAGGGCCGACCTCGAGAAGCGGATCGGCATGCAGCTGGACCAGGCCATTCTGGAGGACATcctcatcgccgccggcgccggcgctggggccgccgcgccgggcggccagcagcagcacggGCTGTACGACACGGACGTGGTGGCGCGCATCTTCTCGGTGTTCCTGAAcctcgacgacgacgccgaggaggacggcggcgggttCGACTACGACAGCCCGCGGTCCCCGAAGCAGAGCCTCCTGGTGAAGGCCGCCAAGCTGCTCGACAGCTACCTCGCGGAGGTGGCGCTCGACTCCAACATCCTGCCGGCCAAGTTCATCTCCCTCGCCGAGCTGCTTCCCGACCACGCCCGCCTCGTCACCGACGGCCTCTACCGCGCCGTCGACATCTTCCTCAAG GTGCACCCGAACATCAAGGAGGCGGAGCGCTACCGGCTGTGCAAGGCGATCGACTGCCAGCGGCTGACGCCGGACGCGTGCAGCCACGCGGCGCAGAACGAGCGGCTGCCGGTGCAGATGGCCGTGCAGGTGCTCTACTTCGAGCAGCTCCGGCTGCGGAGCGCGAtccaggccggcggcggcggcggcagcatggGCGGCGGGCCCGACGCGGCGCTCTTCTTCGGGTGCGCGGCAGCGGCGtcgcagggcggcggcgtgacgaACATGCGGTCCGGCAGCGGCGTGGGCAGCGGCGCCATGTCGCCGCGCGACAACTACGCGTCGGTGCGGCGCGAGAACCGGGAGCTGAAGCTGGAGGTGGTGCGCATGCGGATGCGGCTGACGGACCTGGAGAAGGACCACGTGAGCATGAAGCGGGAGCTGGTGCGCGTCGGCCCCGCCAACCGCCTGCTCCGGGGCTTCGCGCGCAGCCTCACCAGGTTCTTCCGGATGCgccccgccgccgagcccggCCTGCACCAGCTCGGCGCCAAGGCCACCGCCGACGCCAAGGTGCtcttccagcgccgccgccgccactccatCTCGTGA
- the LOC120652378 gene encoding BTB/POZ domain-containing protein At1g03010-like isoform X2 encodes MGVATVTELKQSISGKRTFRPSLISRHANEWPPTDVSSDLTVEVGTSSFALHKFPLVSRSGKIRRLVAEAKDAKLARLSLHGTPGGAQAFELAAKFCYGVPVDVTVANVAALRCAAHYLQMTEDFSDKNLEARAEAFLRDAVLPSIASSVAVLRSCEALLPAAEDANLVSRLIAAIAGNVCREQLASGLSKLDQCAQLVKPPAELDSPGEWWGKSVAGLGLDLFQRLLSAVKAKGLKQETVTRILINYAHNSLHGLMARDEHGGAGARCGADADAIRKQRAVVEAIVSLLPAQSRRSPVPMAFLSGLLKTAMAGSASSICRADLEKRIGMQLDQAILEDILIAAGAGAGAAAPGGQQQHGLYDTDVVARIFSVFLNLDDDAEEDGGGFDYDSPRSPKQSLLVKAAKLLDSYLAEVALDSNILPAKFISLAELLPDHARLVTDGLYRAVDIFLKVHPNIKEAERYRLCKAIDCQRLTPDACSHAAQNERLPVQMAVQVLYFEQLRLRSAIQAGGGGGSMGGGPDAALFFGCAAAASQGGGVTNMRSGSGVGSGAMSPRDNYASVRRENRELKLEVVRMRMRLTDLEKDHVSMKRELVRVGPANRLLRGFARSLTRFFRMRPAAEPGLHQLGAKATADAKVLFQRRRRHSIS; translated from the exons atgggcGTGGCGACGGTGACAGAGCTGAAGCAGAGCATCTCCGGGAAGAGGACGTTCCGGCCGAGCCTCATCAGCCGCCACGCCAATGAGTG GCCGCCGACCGACGTCTCCAGCGACCTCACCGTCGAGGTCGGCACGTCCAGCTTCGCCCTCCACAAG TTCCCGCTGGTCTCCCGGAGCGGCAAGATCCGGcggctcgtggcggaggccaaGGACGCCAAGCTGGCGCGGCTGAGCCTGCACGGCAcgcccggcggcgcgcaggcgtTCGAGCTCGCCGCCAAGTTTTGCTACGGCGTCCCCGTCGACGTCACGGTCGCCAACGTCGCCGCGCTCCGCTGCGCCGCGCACTACCTGCAGATGACCGAGGACTTCTCCGACAAGAACCTCGAGGCCCGCGCTGAGGCCTTCCTCCGCGACGCCGTGCTCCCCAGCATCGCCAGCTCCGTCGCCGTGCTCCGCAGCTGCGAGGCGCTGCTCCCGGCCGCCGAGGACGCCAACCTCGTGTCGCGCCTcatcgccgccatcgccggcaaCGTGTGCAGGGAGCAGCTCGCCTCGGGCCTGTCCAAGCTGGACCAGTGCGCGCAGCTCGTCAAgccgccggccgagctcgaCTCGCCGGGCGAGTGGTGGGGCAAGTCGGTGGCCGGCCTCGGGCTCGACCTGTTCCAGCGCCTGCTCTCCGCAGTCAAGGCCAAGGGGCTCAAGCAGGAGACAGTGACGCGGATCCTCATCAACTACGCGCACAACTCGCTGCACGGGCTCATGGCGAGGgacgagcacggcggcgccggcgccaggtGCGGAGCGGACGCTGACGCTATCAGGAAGCAGCGCGCCGTCGTGGAGGCCATCGTGAGCCTGCTCCCGGCGCAGTCGAGGAGGAGCCCCGTGCCGATGGCCTTCCTCTCGGGGCTCCTCAAAACGGCGATGGCGGGGTCCGCGTCCAGCATCTGCAGGGCCGACCTCGAGAAGCGGATCGGCATGCAGCTGGACCAGGCCATTCTGGAGGACATcctcatcgccgccggcgccggcgctggggccgccgcgccgggcggccagcagcagcacggGCTGTACGACACGGACGTGGTGGCGCGCATCTTCTCGGTGTTCCTGAAcctcgacgacgacgccgaggaggacggcggcgggttCGACTACGACAGCCCGCGGTCCCCGAAGCAGAGCCTCCTGGTGAAGGCCGCCAAGCTGCTCGACAGCTACCTCGCGGAGGTGGCGCTCGACTCCAACATCCTGCCGGCCAAGTTCATCTCCCTCGCCGAGCTGCTTCCCGACCACGCCCGCCTCGTCACCGACGGCCTCTACCGCGCCGTCGACATCTTCCTCAAG GTGCACCCGAACATCAAGGAGGCGGAGCGCTACCGGCTGTGCAAGGCGATCGACTGCCAGCGGCTGACGCCGGACGCGTGCAGCCACGCGGCGCAGAACGAGCGGCTGCCGGTGCAGATGGCCGTGCAGGTGCTCTACTTCGAGCAGCTCCGGCTGCGGAGCGCGAtccaggccggcggcggcggcggcagcatggGCGGCGGGCCCGACGCGGCGCTCTTCTTCGGGTGCGCGGCAGCGGCGtcgcagggcggcggcgtgacgaACATGCGGTCCGGCAGCGGCGTGGGCAGCGGCGCCATGTCGCCGCGCGACAACTACGCGTCGGTGCGGCGCGAGAACCGGGAGCTGAAGCTGGAGGTGGTGCGCATGCGGATGCGGCTGACGGACCTGGAGAAGGACCACGTGAGCATGAAGCGGGAGCTGGTGCGCGTCGGCCCCGCCAACCGCCTGCTCCGGGGCTTCGCGCGCAGCCTCACCAGGTTCTTCCGGATGCgccccgccgccgagcccggCCTGCACCAGCTCGGCGCCAAGGCCACCGCCGACGCCAAGGTGCtcttccagcgccgccgccgccactccatCTCGTGA